In Haloterrigena turkmenica DSM 5511, a single genomic region encodes these proteins:
- a CDS encoding PAS domain-containing protein, which yields MTPATVAPVLEDPSPIAGELTALAVGDRRHTEQVEAAVDDDDQIAVRTAPSVADALPELDDVDCFVGAYPPENGTGLLERVTEGTIDLPVVLLVDEGATVGDGVRSHGWLDWVDRAAAIEDGERLRRRIRSLVKRRRLTGLTQRSLAGIELAGDAIAIVAPDGTVQFANRGFAMQFGYGRDDLAGRPWRTLFTDDSVDRLETAAIPTVADGWRWTGSCTGRRKSGKTVPVRVRLGGPENGGLVFVVEPLDAERGAATNDSA from the coding sequence ATGACGCCAGCGACAGTCGCGCCCGTCCTCGAGGACCCGTCGCCGATCGCCGGTGAGCTTACGGCCCTCGCCGTCGGCGATCGACGGCACACCGAGCAGGTCGAAGCCGCCGTCGACGACGACGATCAGATCGCGGTTCGGACCGCGCCGTCGGTCGCGGACGCCCTCCCGGAGCTCGACGACGTCGACTGTTTCGTCGGCGCCTACCCGCCGGAAAACGGAACCGGCCTCCTCGAGCGGGTCACCGAGGGGACGATCGACCTCCCGGTCGTCCTGCTCGTCGACGAGGGAGCGACGGTCGGCGACGGGGTACGGTCCCACGGCTGGCTCGACTGGGTGGACCGCGCGGCGGCAATCGAGGACGGCGAACGGCTGCGCCGACGGATTCGGTCGCTCGTCAAGCGGCGGCGACTCACCGGACTCACTCAGCGCTCGCTGGCCGGCATCGAACTCGCCGGGGACGCGATCGCCATCGTCGCACCCGACGGCACCGTCCAGTTCGCGAACCGGGGGTTCGCGATGCAGTTCGGCTACGGTCGGGACGACCTCGCCGGACGGCCGTGGCGGACGCTGTTTACCGACGACAGCGTCGATCGCCTCGAGACGGCCGCGATACCGACGGTCGCGGACGGCTGGCGCTGGACCGGGAGCTGTACCGGCCGTCGAAAATCGGGGAAGACGGTTCCGGTTCGGGTCCGGCTGGGCGGTCCCGAGAACGGGGGACTGGTGTTCGTGGTCGAACCGCTCGACGCCGAGCGCGGAGCGGCGACGAACGATTCGGCCTGA
- a CDS encoding HalOD1 output domain-containing protein: MPETTLDYHNDSLSLSVIEALADATDTDPVELEPLYHVVDPEALDQLFQGNTPATARVQFSYGDHTVEVRSDGTILVDGTVHERP, encoded by the coding sequence ATGCCCGAAACGACGCTCGACTACCACAACGATTCGCTCAGTCTCTCAGTGATCGAGGCCCTCGCCGACGCTACCGACACCGATCCCGTCGAACTCGAGCCGCTGTACCACGTCGTCGACCCCGAGGCGCTCGATCAGCTCTTTCAGGGGAACACACCAGCGACCGCGCGCGTGCAGTTCAGCTACGGCGACCACACCGTCGAGGTTCGAAGCGACGGAACCATTCTGGTCGACGGAACGGTCCATGAGCGCCCGTAA
- a CDS encoding PAS domain S-box protein has translation MVSRSSRSATLDGSLGRRRSPGFLGVILVGTLLLCLGPQLHGSSIVPLPFILGLAARGGADREPTLERLAGELETFVSRVRDGEVNEAIADPDADAEGVDFELDRDDALGRLSTAIDELTTAVRERERRFGERERELRETNERLEAVIEASPAALVALDTDETVTLWNPAAKRIFGWSEAEVLGESLPFVPDDRAEGHREIFDRLFEGESIAGLETQRVTKAGERIDVSISAAPIYGADGEIVGTMGAIEDITDRKERERRLEATSARLEALFERSPDMIDVLDTEGAIVGANQRLCDKLGYTESELVGTKIWEHAKLFDAGEVTALLDDVETGERRKFEDRYRRHDGTTFPVEVHLIRLDLAEENRFLAISRDISDRKARERDLRETKRRLELALEGTNTGVWEWRLDSDNVSWDETSEAFIGLEAGELEESYEAFRQRVHPDDWPRVAAALERAVDGDELYQAEFRMRHEGGDWRWFESRGRVVDDDGVTRLVGTRNDITDRKERERELERYREYTDDLLDAVDDVFYVLDADGDLQRWNESLSAVTGYADAEIESMDALDFFAEADRATIADAIAEVLETGSTRVEAPIQTVDGETIPYEFVATRLEDLDGNTVVTGIARDISERKRYERDLERTTELLEQAQRLASVGGWELDVREEPFEAMASDEFYRQLGLEPGTTLTPADAIERFHPDDRPALRAVIEAAIEDGESYDLEARVRLDDGEERWVRAIGEPVRDGADEIVAVRGSMQDVTEGKARERDLERTTRLLEQSQRLSNVGAWELDVREESPTVQWTDEVARIHGLSPEADVDLEHAVEFYHPEDRDEVRAAIERAIERGESYDLEARIEPADDSDRRWVRTIGEPVSEDGRVVKLYGSLQDVTDRKERERDLQRYETIIQAIGDPVYTLDESGRVQFVNDAIETLAGYDPDALIGDDVSELLPPPDLERAREQVRELLREDEPYGTVETNFATADGDVIETETHVALLPMDDGEFAGTAGVVRDITERKERERELERYETIIQAIGDPVYTLDASGTFRFVNDAIESLSGHDPETLIGADVATVMSPENLETARELVRELLREGKPYETFEMDLETADGDVIEAENHMALLPSEDGEFAGTAGVVRDITERKERERELERTTELLEQAQRIAGVGGWELDVTTEPYELTLTPQLERLFGRVGRAETLDVEDAVELYHPDDRSRVLSAVDDAVEHGESYDLEVRMHTPDDEIQWVRTIGEPIADDGEVVAVRGSIQDITDRKRRERELERTTDLLERVQRMASIGGWEVNVRADPSTSTWTDEMYRLHDLPSDVTPDLEQTIECYHPDDRAFVREQIEAAIETETGYDLEARIRTSEGEIRWVRAISEPIRDEAGELHKYRGTVQDISDRKRRELALESLHETARGLLNAETESTVADLVVDTAADLLETGDVGAGVYLLDSETNRFEPVSSTANFADRSGGAPSVAVGDGDSVLWTTYVTGTQTVVDDAEIGDRSPLFGGDAPGGLLVPIGDYGVFVLLASPATIDDETRRLFETLVATTEAAFDRLESEANLRERDAELAAQNRRLRRQIQITEIIRGIDRSLIGADGRDEIERTVPERLVAADNVSFAWIGDLDASGSTLEARTWAGDEPEYLDAVDFGLEGESQEPAVRAARTGSPTVVENVVEDFQGEAWRTNALDAGFQSAIAVPLTFEEYSYGVLTVYADEPDAFTDLERSVFAELGEGIASAINAAQTREALHAETLVELTLDLETDDVLSRIATATGAAVTYEGLGTHGESEAVIFFETRGASAEAVRDVLDDLVSVTSARLVTESDSRCLFEATVTGDVLATRLVRHGGSPRSIAVDEGRTEVTVDVPVTTDVREFVEMLRDQYERVDLRSRRHVQRTMHTRQELVTSLFEDLTDRQLEVLRTAYLAGFFEWPRESTGEEIAEMLEVTQPTVNRHLRIGQQRLLERLFDDETLSVADGS, from the coding sequence ATGGTCAGTCGTTCGTCACGCAGCGCCACCCTCGACGGGTCTCTCGGCCGGCGGCGGTCGCCAGGCTTCCTCGGGGTAATTCTCGTCGGTACGCTACTCCTCTGTCTCGGACCGCAACTCCACGGCTCGTCGATCGTCCCGCTCCCGTTCATCCTCGGGTTGGCCGCTCGCGGCGGCGCCGACCGGGAACCCACACTCGAGCGCCTCGCGGGCGAGCTCGAGACGTTCGTCTCGCGGGTTCGCGACGGCGAGGTCAACGAGGCGATCGCCGATCCCGACGCGGACGCCGAAGGCGTCGACTTCGAACTCGACCGCGACGACGCCCTCGGTCGGCTCTCGACGGCGATCGACGAGCTGACAACGGCGGTCCGGGAGCGAGAACGCCGGTTCGGGGAGCGCGAACGAGAACTCCGGGAGACGAACGAGCGCCTCGAGGCGGTGATCGAGGCCTCGCCGGCGGCGCTGGTCGCGCTCGATACCGACGAGACGGTGACGCTGTGGAACCCCGCCGCCAAGCGCATCTTCGGCTGGAGCGAGGCGGAGGTGCTCGGCGAATCGCTGCCGTTCGTTCCGGACGACCGGGCCGAAGGCCACCGCGAGATCTTCGACCGACTGTTCGAGGGCGAGTCGATCGCCGGGCTCGAGACCCAGCGGGTGACGAAGGCCGGCGAGCGGATCGACGTGAGTATCTCCGCCGCCCCGATCTACGGCGCCGACGGCGAGATCGTCGGCACGATGGGCGCGATCGAGGACATCACCGACCGCAAGGAACGGGAACGCCGACTGGAGGCGACGAGCGCGCGCCTCGAGGCGCTGTTCGAGCGCTCGCCGGACATGATCGACGTGCTCGATACCGAGGGCGCGATAGTCGGGGCGAATCAGCGGCTCTGCGACAAACTGGGATACACCGAGTCGGAACTGGTCGGCACGAAGATCTGGGAGCACGCGAAACTGTTCGACGCCGGCGAGGTCACGGCGCTGCTCGACGACGTCGAGACGGGCGAGCGACGTAAGTTCGAGGATCGATACCGGCGCCACGACGGAACGACGTTCCCAGTCGAGGTCCACCTGATTCGACTTGATCTCGCCGAGGAGAACCGCTTTCTGGCGATCAGTCGTGACATCTCGGACCGAAAAGCACGCGAGCGGGACCTCCGGGAGACGAAACGACGGCTGGAACTCGCGCTGGAGGGGACGAACACGGGCGTCTGGGAGTGGCGCCTCGACAGCGACAACGTGAGCTGGGACGAGACGTCGGAGGCGTTTATCGGCCTTGAAGCGGGCGAGCTCGAGGAGAGCTACGAGGCCTTCAGGCAGCGCGTCCACCCGGACGATTGGCCCCGCGTCGCGGCGGCGCTCGAGCGGGCGGTCGACGGCGACGAGCTGTATCAGGCGGAGTTCCGGATGCGACACGAGGGAGGGGACTGGCGCTGGTTCGAGTCCCGCGGTCGGGTCGTCGACGACGACGGGGTGACGCGCCTCGTCGGGACTCGCAACGATATCACCGACCGCAAGGAGCGCGAACGGGAGCTCGAGCGGTACAGGGAGTACACCGACGACCTCCTCGACGCCGTCGACGACGTGTTCTACGTCCTCGACGCGGACGGCGACCTCCAGCGGTGGAACGAGAGCCTCTCCGCGGTGACCGGCTACGCGGACGCCGAGATCGAGTCGATGGACGCGCTCGATTTCTTCGCCGAGGCGGACCGCGCGACGATCGCCGACGCCATCGCGGAGGTGCTGGAGACCGGTTCGACGCGGGTCGAGGCACCGATCCAGACCGTCGACGGGGAGACGATCCCCTACGAGTTCGTCGCGACGAGACTCGAGGATCTGGACGGCAACACCGTCGTGACCGGGATCGCCCGCGACATCTCCGAGCGGAAACGGTACGAGCGCGACCTCGAGCGGACGACCGAACTGCTCGAGCAGGCCCAGCGACTGGCGTCGGTGGGCGGCTGGGAACTCGATGTCCGCGAGGAGCCCTTCGAGGCGATGGCCTCCGACGAGTTCTACCGGCAACTCGGCCTCGAGCCGGGGACGACGCTGACGCCGGCCGACGCGATCGAACGGTTCCATCCCGACGACCGGCCGGCGCTACGGGCCGTGATCGAGGCCGCGATCGAGGACGGCGAGAGCTACGATCTCGAGGCGCGAGTGCGACTGGACGACGGCGAGGAGCGGTGGGTTCGTGCGATCGGCGAACCCGTTCGCGACGGCGCCGACGAGATCGTCGCCGTCAGGGGATCGATGCAGGACGTCACGGAGGGGAAGGCCCGAGAACGAGACCTCGAACGAACGACGCGACTGCTCGAGCAGTCCCAGCGACTGTCCAACGTCGGCGCCTGGGAGCTCGACGTCCGCGAGGAATCGCCCACCGTCCAGTGGACCGACGAAGTGGCCCGGATCCACGGGCTCTCGCCGGAAGCCGACGTCGACCTCGAACACGCGGTGGAGTTCTACCATCCGGAGGATAGAGACGAGGTTCGGGCGGCTATCGAGCGGGCGATCGAGCGCGGCGAGAGCTACGACCTCGAGGCCCGGATCGAACCGGCCGACGACTCCGATCGGCGCTGGGTTCGGACGATCGGCGAACCCGTCTCCGAGGACGGACGGGTCGTCAAACTCTACGGATCGCTGCAGGACGTTACCGACCGTAAGGAGCGCGAACGGGACCTACAACGATACGAGACGATCATTCAGGCGATCGGCGACCCGGTCTACACGCTCGACGAATCGGGGAGGGTTCAGTTCGTTAACGACGCCATCGAGACGCTCGCGGGATACGATCCCGACGCGTTGATCGGTGACGACGTCTCGGAGCTCCTGCCGCCCCCGGACCTCGAGCGGGCCCGCGAGCAGGTGCGCGAGCTGCTCCGGGAGGACGAACCGTACGGGACCGTCGAGACGAACTTCGCCACGGCCGACGGCGACGTGATCGAGACGGAAACGCACGTCGCCCTGTTGCCGATGGACGACGGCGAGTTCGCGGGCACGGCGGGGGTCGTCCGCGACATCACCGAGCGCAAGGAACGCGAGCGCGAACTCGAGCGCTACGAGACGATCATTCAGGCGATCGGCGATCCGGTCTACACGCTCGACGCGTCGGGGACGTTCCGGTTCGTCAACGACGCGATCGAGTCGCTCTCGGGGCACGATCCCGAGACGTTGATCGGGGCGGACGTCGCGACCGTGATGTCCCCCGAGAACCTCGAGACCGCCCGGGAACTAGTCCGGGAACTGCTCCGGGAGGGAAAGCCCTACGAGACCTTCGAGATGGATCTCGAGACCGCCGACGGCGACGTGATCGAGGCGGAAAACCACATGGCGCTGTTGCCGTCCGAGGACGGCGAGTTCGCGGGCACGGCGGGGGTCGTCCGCGACATCACCGAGCGCAAGGAACGCGAGCGCGAACTCGAACGGACGACCGAACTGCTCGAGCAGGCCCAGCGGATCGCCGGCGTCGGCGGCTGGGAACTCGACGTGACGACCGAGCCCTACGAGCTGACGCTGACGCCGCAACTCGAGCGACTGTTCGGTCGGGTGGGTCGAGCGGAAACGCTAGACGTGGAAGACGCGGTCGAACTCTACCACCCCGACGATCGGTCGCGGGTCCTGTCGGCCGTCGATGACGCGGTCGAACACGGCGAGAGCTACGATCTCGAGGTGCGGATGCACACGCCCGACGACGAGATACAGTGGGTGCGGACGATCGGCGAACCCATCGCTGACGACGGCGAGGTCGTCGCCGTCCGCGGCTCGATTCAGGACATTACCGACCGCAAGCGACGCGAACGCGAACTCGAGCGAACGACGGACCTACTCGAGCGGGTCCAGCGGATGGCGTCGATCGGCGGCTGGGAAGTGAACGTCCGAGCCGACCCGTCGACGTCGACCTGGACCGACGAGATGTATCGGCTCCACGACCTCCCGTCCGACGTCACGCCCGACCTCGAGCAGACGATCGAGTGTTACCATCCCGACGATCGAGCGTTCGTCCGCGAGCAAATCGAGGCGGCCATCGAGACGGAGACGGGGTACGATCTCGAGGCCCGGATTCGGACCAGCGAAGGCGAGATCAGGTGGGTTCGTGCGATCAGCGAACCGATCCGAGACGAGGCCGGCGAGCTCCACAAGTACCGGGGCACGGTCCAGGACATCTCCGACCGCAAGCGCCGGGAGCTGGCCCTCGAGTCGCTCCACGAGACCGCTCGGGGACTACTCAACGCCGAGACGGAGTCGACGGTCGCCGATCTGGTCGTCGATACGGCCGCCGACCTGCTCGAGACCGGCGACGTCGGCGCCGGCGTCTACCTGCTCGACTCCGAGACCAACCGGTTCGAACCGGTCTCGTCGACGGCCAACTTCGCCGATCGGTCCGGCGGCGCACCGTCCGTCGCGGTCGGTGACGGCGACTCCGTGCTCTGGACGACCTACGTGACGGGCACCCAGACCGTCGTCGACGACGCCGAGATCGGCGATCGATCGCCGCTGTTCGGCGGCGACGCCCCCGGCGGACTGCTCGTTCCGATCGGCGACTACGGCGTCTTCGTCCTGCTGGCCTCGCCCGCGACGATCGACGACGAAACCCGCCGGCTGTTCGAGACGCTCGTCGCGACCACCGAAGCGGCCTTCGACCGCCTCGAGAGCGAGGCGAACCTCCGGGAGCGCGACGCGGAGCTGGCGGCCCAGAACCGGCGGTTGCGCCGGCAGATCCAGATCACGGAGATCATTCGCGGGATCGACCGGTCGCTCATCGGCGCCGACGGCCGCGACGAGATCGAGCGGACCGTCCCCGAGCGACTCGTCGCGGCCGACAACGTCTCTTTCGCCTGGATCGGCGACCTCGACGCGAGCGGCTCGACCCTCGAGGCGCGCACCTGGGCCGGCGACGAACCGGAGTATCTGGACGCGGTCGATTTCGGTCTCGAGGGCGAGTCTCAGGAGCCCGCGGTCCGAGCCGCCCGGACGGGATCGCCGACGGTCGTCGAGAACGTCGTCGAGGACTTCCAGGGGGAGGCGTGGCGAACGAACGCCCTCGACGCAGGCTTCCAGTCGGCCATCGCCGTCCCGCTCACGTTCGAGGAGTACAGCTACGGCGTCCTGACGGTCTACGCCGACGAACCCGACGCGTTCACCGACTTAGAGCGCTCGGTGTTCGCCGAACTCGGCGAGGGGATCGCGAGCGCGATCAACGCGGCCCAGACCCGGGAAGCCCTCCACGCCGAGACGCTCGTCGAACTGACCCTCGACCTCGAGACCGACGACGTCCTGTCGCGGATCGCGACGGCGACCGGCGCCGCGGTCACCTACGAGGGTCTGGGCACTCACGGCGAGTCGGAGGCCGTCATCTTCTTCGAGACTCGAGGGGCGTCGGCCGAGGCCGTCCGCGACGTGCTCGACGACCTCGTTTCCGTGACGTCCGCGCGCCTCGTCACCGAATCCGACTCGCGCTGTCTGTTCGAGGCGACCGTCACGGGCGACGTCCTCGCCACGCGGCTGGTCCGCCACGGCGGGAGTCCGCGGTCGATCGCGGTCGACGAGGGCCGGACCGAGGTCACCGTCGACGTCCCCGTGACGACCGACGTTCGCGAGTTCGTCGAGATGCTACGGGATCAGTATGAGCGCGTCGACCTCCGATCTCGCCGGCACGTCCAGCGGACGATGCACACCCGCCAGGAGCTGGTGACGTCGCTATTCGAGGACCTGACCGACCGTCAGCTCGAGGTGCTTCGGACGGCGTATCTGGCCGGCTTCTTCGAGTGGCCCCGCGAGAGCACCGGCGAGGAGATCGCCGAGATGCTCGAGGTGACCCAGCCGACGGTCAACCGTCACCTCCGGATCGGCCAGCAGCGGCTGCTGGAGCGCCTGTTCGACGACGAGACGCTCTCGGTCGCCGACGGCTCCTGA
- a CDS encoding CPBP family intramembrane glutamic endopeptidase — protein sequence METSQRHRERTDGPLRSTLVAIGLTVFGVLVAPNFTTLPAFLLDPALISSPTEASVTARAALLSLNFVGIALAGAIYLAVTDRGWSYVDLRMPTKQGWIYAIAGVVGILVFYVLVAVVVSMLSLPSSENNVMTYIGDDPTMVLIMIGVVFFFNAPAEEFLFRNVVQKRLYEAFSRTHAIVIASVIFALVHFVSYAVLSDSLLATMVPIATVFGGGLIFGYLYAKSENLLVPILSHAVYNGFQFGLVYLALVYDLEGAEPTTEALLDLVATIATLPL from the coding sequence ATGGAGACATCACAACGGCACCGCGAGCGGACGGACGGGCCACTTCGCTCGACGCTCGTGGCCATCGGACTGACGGTCTTCGGCGTCCTCGTGGCCCCCAACTTCACGACGCTGCCGGCGTTTCTGCTCGACCCCGCGTTGATCAGTTCGCCGACGGAAGCGTCGGTCACCGCCAGAGCGGCGCTGCTCTCGCTCAACTTCGTCGGGATCGCGCTGGCCGGTGCCATCTACCTCGCCGTCACCGATCGCGGCTGGTCGTACGTCGACCTCCGGATGCCGACGAAACAGGGCTGGATCTACGCCATCGCGGGCGTCGTCGGCATCCTCGTGTTTTACGTCCTCGTGGCCGTCGTCGTCTCGATGCTCTCCTTGCCCTCCTCGGAAAACAACGTGATGACCTACATCGGCGACGATCCGACGATGGTCCTGATCATGATCGGCGTCGTCTTCTTCTTCAACGCGCCGGCCGAAGAGTTCCTCTTCCGGAACGTGGTTCAAAAGCGACTCTACGAGGCGTTCAGCCGCACCCACGCGATCGTCATCGCCAGCGTCATCTTTGCGCTCGTTCACTTCGTCTCCTACGCCGTCCTCTCGGACTCGCTGCTCGCGACCATGGTCCCGATCGCGACCGTCTTCGGCGGCGGGCTCATCTTCGGTTACCTCTACGCGAAAAGCGAGAACCTCCTCGTGCCGATCCTCTCTCACGCCGTCTACAACGGGTTCCAGTTCGGGCTGGTCTACCTCGCTCTCGTCTACGATCTCGAGGGCGCGGAGCCGACCACCGAGGCCCTTCTCGATCTGGTGGCGACGATCGCGACCCTGCCGCTGTAA
- the hjc gene encoding Holliday junction resolvase Hjc, translated as MSQAKGDRRERELVNELDAAGFAVMRAPASGSATERELPDVLAGDGEVFYAIEAKSSAGDPIYLTGEEVEALIFFAQNFGAKPRIGVRFDREDWYFFHPGDLHVTDGGNYRVKKETAIAEGTDFDEFVGRSEKVTLEEVGDGGDGPDEEILRVLNAVKQDVMDVEEAAELLE; from the coding sequence ATGTCTCAGGCGAAGGGCGACCGCCGCGAGCGGGAACTCGTCAACGAACTCGACGCGGCCGGCTTCGCGGTGATGCGCGCGCCCGCCAGCGGCTCCGCCACCGAACGCGAACTCCCGGATGTCCTCGCGGGCGACGGCGAAGTGTTCTACGCGATCGAAGCGAAATCCAGCGCCGGCGACCCCATCTATCTCACCGGCGAGGAGGTCGAGGCGCTGATCTTCTTCGCGCAGAATTTCGGCGCGAAACCCCGCATCGGCGTCCGCTTCGACCGCGAGGACTGGTACTTCTTCCACCCCGGCGATCTCCACGTCACCGACGGCGGCAACTACCGCGTCAAGAAAGAGACCGCCATCGCCGAGGGCACCGACTTCGACGAGTTCGTCGGCCGCTCCGAGAAGGTCACTCTCGAGGAGGTCGGCGACGGCGGCGACGGCCCCGACGAGGAGATCCTTCGCGTGCTCAACGCCGTCAAACAGGACGTCATGGACGTCGAGGAAGCCGCAGAACTGCTCGAGTAG
- a CDS encoding M48 family metalloprotease, with product MVTNSGLLSPIVRAGAAVVFALVAIAVAATVWTVTYLSWWQAIGLESASFPATVVALVPLAGLGYVAISTEGGPTLSTAAYVGCFAAASVAFFAAVWTIVFLVALLPLGAATASTAAGGTTLLLTVGTTATAAAAIAAAGRSADWALLLRMAVAVLLLALVTIGFLGVIWLLVALVAAIAVGPVLGLYVAGAATLLAAGLLARREFRQVRSIEERLDATPTTADDLPGIHAATTKVAAQLGVPKPTIAVSETYAPEAMVVGFRPDESHLVLSYGAVTALSEAELEAVIAHELAHVANRDAMVMTAVSTPLVLAEGLRARVRTDTFEEDEEWQPPEERPDADAEWGSEEIFGPNDEWRMEPPTETEEATDERDDDDGWFVRMTLFVIATVTWVVSRAIVAVLSRSRETTADRTAVAVTGSPAALAGALRTLDDRIDRTPTRDLREAAGASSLSILPLEPVTVDSDDPSLLERLRARLFWTHPPTEQRLAALEKLERERR from the coding sequence ATGGTGACGAACTCCGGCTTGCTCTCGCCGATCGTTCGAGCGGGGGCGGCCGTCGTCTTCGCGCTCGTCGCGATAGCGGTCGCCGCGACCGTCTGGACGGTGACCTACCTCTCCTGGTGGCAGGCGATCGGCCTCGAGTCGGCGTCGTTCCCGGCGACCGTCGTCGCACTCGTTCCGCTGGCAGGCCTCGGCTACGTCGCCATCTCCACCGAAGGTGGGCCGACGCTGTCGACGGCCGCCTACGTCGGCTGTTTCGCGGCCGCGTCGGTCGCCTTCTTCGCCGCGGTCTGGACGATCGTCTTCCTGGTCGCGCTCTTGCCGCTCGGGGCCGCGACCGCGTCGACCGCGGCCGGCGGGACGACGCTGCTCCTGACGGTCGGCACAACGGCGACTGCGGCGGCGGCGATCGCCGCGGCGGGCCGTTCAGCCGACTGGGCGCTGCTCCTCCGGATGGCCGTCGCGGTGTTGCTGCTCGCCCTCGTGACGATCGGCTTTCTGGGCGTCATCTGGCTGCTCGTCGCCCTCGTCGCGGCGATCGCCGTCGGCCCCGTGCTGGGGCTGTACGTCGCCGGCGCGGCGACGCTCCTCGCGGCGGGACTGCTCGCCCGCCGGGAGTTCCGACAGGTCCGCTCGATCGAGGAGCGCCTCGACGCGACGCCGACGACGGCCGACGATCTGCCGGGGATCCACGCCGCGACGACGAAAGTCGCCGCGCAGTTGGGCGTCCCGAAACCGACGATCGCCGTCTCGGAGACGTACGCCCCCGAGGCGATGGTGGTGGGCTTTCGCCCCGACGAGAGTCACCTCGTGCTCTCCTACGGGGCCGTCACCGCGCTCTCGGAGGCCGAACTCGAGGCGGTGATCGCTCACGAACTCGCCCACGTGGCCAACCGGGACGCGATGGTGATGACGGCCGTCTCGACGCCGCTCGTACTGGCCGAAGGGCTGCGAGCGCGGGTGCGGACGGACACCTTCGAGGAGGACGAGGAGTGGCAACCGCCCGAGGAGCGGCCCGACGCCGACGCGGAGTGGGGTTCGGAAGAGATCTTCGGCCCGAACGACGAGTGGCGGATGGAGCCGCCGACCGAGACCGAGGAGGCGACCGACGAGCGCGACGACGACGACGGCTGGTTCGTCAGGATGACGCTATTCGTCATCGCGACCGTGACCTGGGTCGTCAGCCGCGCGATCGTCGCCGTCCTCTCGCGGAGCCGGGAGACGACCGCCGACCGGACCGCGGTCGCGGTGACCGGCTCGCCGGCCGCTCTCGCCGGCGCTCTGCGAACGCTCGACGATCGCATCGACCGGACGCCGACTCGCGACCTGCGCGAGGCCGCCGGCGCCTCCTCGCTGTCGATCCTGCCCCTCGAGCCGGTGACCGTCGATTCCGACGATCCGTCGCTGCTCGAGCGGCTTCGCGCGCGGCTGTTCTGGACCCATCCGCCGACCGAGCAGCGGCTGGCGGCACTCGAGAAACTGGAACGAGAACGGCGGTGA